A single genomic interval of Halobacillus halophilus DSM 2266 harbors:
- a CDS encoding proline dehydrogenase family protein: MEQILRNFFLFLSKNRFFTKLAKKYGLRFGAGRFVAGETIPNAVDTIQKLNDKGMSVTIDHLGEFIDSKKEAREAADGCIEAIKAIGEHHLDSQLSLKLTSMGLDISEELVMENMRRILDVAEKEDVFVTIDMEDHDRCEKTLEIFKKLRADYTHIGTVLQAYLYRVAEDVEDLNQYDPNLRLVKGAYKESPKVAFPEKKDVDENYKKIIKMHLLNGNYTAVATHDDAIIEYTKRLVEENNISNDQFEFQMLYGIRVERQEELVKEGYKMRVYVPYGNDWYGYFMRRLAERPANVAFVLKGVLGK, encoded by the coding sequence ATGGAACAAATATTGCGAAATTTCTTTTTGTTTCTCTCCAAAAATCGTTTCTTTACAAAGTTAGCTAAAAAATACGGTCTCCGATTTGGCGCTGGTCGATTTGTAGCAGGTGAAACGATTCCAAATGCAGTTGATACCATTCAAAAGCTTAATGATAAAGGAATGTCAGTAACCATCGACCACCTGGGAGAATTTATTGATAGTAAAAAAGAAGCTCGGGAAGCAGCCGATGGGTGCATCGAAGCTATTAAAGCGATAGGTGAGCATCACCTGGATTCACAACTTTCATTAAAGCTTACATCTATGGGGCTGGATATATCAGAAGAACTCGTAATGGAGAATATGCGGCGCATTCTGGATGTGGCTGAGAAAGAAGACGTATTTGTAACGATTGATATGGAAGACCATGATCGCTGTGAAAAAACGCTTGAAATTTTTAAAAAGCTGCGAGCTGATTACACTCACATTGGTACTGTCCTGCAAGCCTACCTTTATCGAGTGGCGGAAGATGTGGAAGATCTCAATCAATATGACCCGAACCTCCGCCTAGTGAAGGGAGCTTATAAAGAGTCTCCCAAAGTTGCGTTTCCCGAAAAGAAAGATGTAGATGAGAACTATAAAAAGATTATCAAAATGCACCTTTTAAATGGAAACTATACAGCTGTTGCGACCCACGATGATGCAATTATTGAATACACGAAACGGTTAGTGGAAGAAAATAATATATCTAATGACCAGTTCGAATTTCAAATGCTATATGGGATCCGTGTTGAAAGGCAGGAGGAACTTGTGAAAGAGGGGTATAAAATGAGAGTTTATGTCCCTTATGGTAATGATTGGTATGGTTATTTTATGCGACGCTTAGCTGAACGTCCAGCGAACGTAGCCTTTGTTCTGAAAGGTGTACTAGGAAAATAA